The genomic DNA CGTCACGAGCCGTGTGCGGACCAGTGCCTCCAACTCCTCACCCACCCGGCTCTTGTCCTCCTTCACGGGGTAGAGCGCCTCGATGGTCTCCAATGAGAAGACCCGGCCCACGATACTGGCCACCTTGAGGACGAGTTGCTGCGTCGGGGTGAGCCGATCGATACGGCTGCTCACGACTCCCTGGACCGTGTGAGGCAAGTCCAACTGGGACAGTTCCGTTCCGGGCTTCAGACGGGCCACGTCTTGATCAATGACCACGTGCCCGTGCTCCACCAAGGTGAAGGCGAGTTCCCCACTGAAGAACGGATTGCCCTCCGCCTTCTCGCGGATGTACTCGGCGAGTTCTGGCGTCAGGCTCCGCGCCCCGATTCGCGCACTCACCAAGGACAGCGTATCGAGGGGATGCAGTCGCTCGAGGAGTAGATGGAGCAGTCCGGGATGGGCCCGGAGTTGACTCGCCCCGGCGGGTGGATGCTCCATCTGGCGGCTGGCGAGCACGAGCAGCAGACGTCCGAGCCGGCCCTGGAGGGTGGTGACGAGTTCCCAGGAAGATGAGTCCATCCAATGGACGTCATCGAGCACGACCACGCGTGGGCGCGCCTGGCATGCCTCCGCGAGCAAGCCCATCAGCAACTCGCGCGTGTTGTTGGCACGCAGCTCGCCGGAGAGTCCTCGCACCCAGTCCGTCTCCGGAACGCTCACGCTCAACAGTTCATTGAGAAGCGAGGCCTTCTCGCGGGCATCCGGCCGGTTCTCCAGCAGGCTCAGCAGCAGGGCCGTGCGAGCGGCTTCATCCGGCAGGTCCTTGAGGCCCAGGAGCCGGGCCAGGGGCTCCCGCCAGACGTGGTAGGGCGTGGCTCCTTCCAGGACGTGGCCTTCCCCGAGGCTGGTTTCCAACCCCGCAGAGCTGGCCTCCGCGATGAGGTGCTCCACCAAGCGGGATTTGCCCATTCCCGCCTCTCCCTCGATCCAGACCATTCCTCCCTCGGCCCGGGTGGAGAGTGCATGGACCGCCTCGGCCAACCGGGCGCGCTCCTCCCGCCGTCCCACGAGGGGGACCTGCCGGGGAGGCCGTTGGTAGGCGGAGCTGGCCGCCACGAGCCGAAAGAGTTCCACGGGCTCCTGGCGGCCCTTCACCTGGATGGGGTCGAGTGTCTCGAACATCATCTGGTGGGAGGCGAGCCGCGCCGTGTGGCTGTCGCACAGGATCCGGCCCCGCGATGCCTGCATCAGCCGCGCGGAGAGATTCACGGCGCGGCCCACCATCACGTACTCGCGCCGGAAGGCCGTCCCATAGGCGCAGCACAGCACGCGTCCGCTGGTGATGCCCAGGCAGGGGGTGAGCCCTAGCCGCGTGAGCGAGGCATGGATCTGGAGCGCCGCCCTGCAAGCGCGCGAGGCGTCATCCTCGTGCGAAAGCGGAGGCAGTCCGAAGGCGGCCACCGTGACGACGCCCTTGTCGTCCACCACGACCTGGGTGGCTCCGCCCTCGTAGCGCTGGAGCCCCGCCTGGATGGCGCGAAAGGCGTGCTGGATGGTCTCGGGCCGCTCTCCGGTGGACAGGCTGGGGTCCATCAGCCCGATGAACAGGATGGTGGCGGCACGGAACTCGGAGAGCCATTGCGAATGCCCGGCGTCCAGCCGACGCAACACCACTTCGGGCAGGTAGGCCCGAAGCGAGCGTTCCATCCGCGCGTAGGCCTCCGGCAGGCGAACCCGGGGCAGTGGCATGGAGGGAAGTTCCTCCAACCGGATGCACCCCGAAGGCAGTGCTTCTCCTCTCGCGATTCCCCCCAACCACCGCCACGCCTCGGCACTGAGCACGACTTCCCCTGGCCTGGCGTCTCCCTGTGCCTGGGCCATTTCCCGCAGGATGGGACCCGTGGCGAGGAACTCCCACCGGCCATTTTCTCCACCGACGTCGGACAGGACCACGGGTCCCGCGGTGATTCCAATCCGCAGCTTCAGCCGGACTCCTTCCACATCCAGCTTCGCCACCGCGACCTGGATCGCCTGGGCACACCGCGCGGCCATCCGCGCGGAGTCCGAGGGCTCTTCCGCGGGCCACAACGCCAGGATGGCATCTCCCGCGAATCGGAGGATGTCGCCTCCATGATCCAGCACCGTTTCGAGCAACGTGGAGAAGCAGGTGTTGATCACGGCGCTCAGGCGCTCGGCACCCTCCGGGCCGCTGCGCTCCAACGCCTCGGTCAAGGGGGTGAATCCGCTGACGTCCGCGAACAGGAGCACCGCGGGCGCGGAACTTCGTGCTCCTTCTCGGGGGCGGGTCTCGTCCGCCGCCAACCCCCTCACCAGTGAACTTGGGACGAAGGACGCGAGCGCCTGGAGCCGTGAGGTAGGAATCATGAAAAAAAAGAGAGACTGGAAGTCAATGCCCTCCCCGGGATCCGTCCGTGGGGCAATATTGTAAGCGTACCATATCCAACTATTGGATATAAGACACTCCCAGCCATGGCACTGGACCCAGCTACCCCCTTCGTGCTGCCCAGGACTCCAGGCGTCCAACGGGTTCTTCAAACCGCTCGCGATTCAAACCGTTCCCTATTTGTCCAGGCTCGCGACTCCGTCCCAGCTCGCGGGGGGTGGGATGCGCGCATACTTCCGGCAGCGCTCGAGCAACGCGGCGGTGGGTCCATCCCGAGGATCCCGCTCCAGTCCTGTCTCCAACACCGCCACCGCATCTCCGAATCGTCCCTGCCGGTAGAGCGCCAGTGCCTCGTGGTAGCGCTCCACGGTCTCCCGCTTCTCCGCCGGCAACTCGCCCTTGAGCGCCAGCAACTCATACACCCGCACCGCCTCCGTCTTGCCCGCGACGCGGACCTGGTCCAGCTCCCGCACCTCGATGTGCTCACGTGCCAGTTCGTAGGTGCGCGGGCCGATCATGATGAGGGAGCCATAGGCCTTGTTCGCGCCCTCCAGCCGCGACGCCAGGTTCATTCCGTCCCCCATGGCCGTGTAGTCGAAGAACTGCTCACTGCCGAAGTTGCCCACGAAGAGCCGGGCCGTGTTGATGCCGATGCGCGTGTACACGTCCGGCAGACCCTGGGAGCGGAACTCCGCGCGCAGCCGCTCCACCTCCGCCTGTGCCGCCAGCGCCCCCCGGCAGGCACGCAGCGCATGGTCCGAGTGGCTGATGGGCGCGCCGAAGAGGCACACCACCGCGTCGCCGATGTACTTGTCCAGACAGCCCCCCTCCCGCAGCAGCGCGGTGCTCACCCGCGTCAGGTATTGGTTGAGGACGCGGACGAGCGCGCGCGGATTGTCCCGGAAGCGCTCGGAGAAGGTGGAGAAGCCGCGCACGTCACTGAAGAACGCCGTGAGCTCCCGCTCCTCACCGTCCAGCCGTGGCAGTTGCTCCTCCTCGATCATCTGCTCGATGAGCCGGGGTTCCATGTACCGGCTGAAGGCCTGGCGGATGAACAAGGCCTCGCGGCGAGCGAAGAGGTGGTTGGAGGCCATGGCGCCCATTCCAACGAGAGGCCCACGCCCAGGAAGACCCCGGGCACGAGCCCCAGCAGCCAAGCCACCTCCAGCGCTGGCGAGCGCAGGGTCATCAGCCCCACCGCCGACAGCACCGCCAGCCCCAGCGCGAGCAGCAGGCTCACCCAGAAGGGCGTCTCGGTGATGAATCGGCCAGACAGGAGATTCTCCAGAACCGTCACCTGCTGGCTCACGCCCGGCGTGAAGGCCGCGAACGGCGTGACCTTGTAGTCTCCCACTCCCGGCGCCAGCGCTCCCACGACGACGATCTTCCCTCGCAGCAGCTCCGGATCGATTCCTCCGGGCTTGCCCTGTTGCCTCAGTGCCCAGGCATCCAGGACGGTCAAGACGGGCAGGATGGGGAAGCGCTCGTGCAGCGTGCCGCCGAAATCGAGTTCCGCGCTGCCATCCGGGTTCACCTGGAACTCGCGCGAGCCTAGCCGCAGCTTCTGGCCGGAAAACACCAACTCGCTCGCCCCGAACAGGTCTCCCGCCAGGGCCACCGGCAGCGTGACGTACGGATTCTGTCCATCCGTGTAGGCGAAGTGGGTGCGCCGCATGCTCCCGTCCGGCTCCTGCTCTCGCTCCACCAGTCCGCCTTCGGGGAGAGGGGGTCCGTCATGGGGGAGCGGGGGCCCCAGGTGCCCGAGGGGTGTGGAGGGGTTCCACCCGGGGCAGGGGAGGCGCGCTGGGGTGGATGGAGATACCCAGGTAGACGGGCATGCCGGTGTCGCGCACGGCCTGGGCGAGCGTTGGATCGACGCCAGCCATGGCGGAGGTCTCGTCCATCACCCGATCGAAGAGCACGGCCCGTACGCCCTGCTGTGACAGCTCCCGCAGCACTCCGGCCCACAGGGCGGGTGCCCACGGAAAATGGCCGAAGTCACGCGCATACGCGGGCGTGTTGCGCACGCCGTCGAGGCTTGGCTGATCAATGGCCACCACGACGATGTCGGAGGACTGCCCCCGCTGCGGGGTGAAGCGGGTGAGCGCGCTGTCGTACAGGATGCGCTCCAGGCCTGGCAGTCCCAGCCATCCCCGCGTCCAGAGCACCGCCGCCACCGTCGTGGACAGCACGGCGATGGCCAGCATCCGCGGCAGATGATTGCGCAGGCGCCGTCGGAGGAGTTCTCCACTGTCACTCGTCATGAGACATCTCCATGGCGGTGGACTCCAGGGCAGCTCCCACTCCGAAAGGACGCGGAGCGTGTGACCCGGTGAGGAGAGATGGGCTCTCCTATGGTTACGGCTTTTCCTCATTAACGGACTCATTTCCGTCTCCGGGAGACGTCATGACCCCATCGCGATACAGCGCCGGTGCCCTCGCCGCGGCGCTTCTTGCCAGCATTCCCTCGGTGGCGACGGCCGGGACCACGACGGCGGCGGCCATCTGCAACAAGTACTGCGATGCGCGGGATCCGGCCCTGGCTCCGCAGGAGCGCCAGCCGGTTTCCGCCTCCATCTACTCGCGGCAGATCCGGCTGCACTTCAACGACAACGATGCGATGGCGTGGGCGTCCATCAACAACGGCAGCCCCGGTGACGAGGTCTGGATCGACCGGTCCTTCGACGGAGGACGCTCCTGGGACTCGGGCAGCAAGCTCGGCGCCACGAAGATCCCCGCCTCGGCCACCGGTTGGCGCACCCTGATGTACAACGTGGACGATTGGGGCAGCAATGGTGTGGGCGCGATGCGCGCCTGTGGCAAGGCGGGAGACCGGAGCGAAATCGCCTGTACCCCGTGGGCCCGGACCACGTGGAATGCCTGGGACCGGCGTACCGCCGCGGCGACCGCGCTGATGCAGTTCTACAACAACAGCACGGGTCTGTTCAGCACCACGGGTTGGTGGAACTCCGCCAACGCGCTGACCGCGATCATCGACAACATCCGGGTGTCTGGCATGAATAGCTATCGCTATGCCATCGCCAACACCTACGATCGCAACCGCAATGCCCAGAGCGGGAACTTCACCAACGAGTACATCGACGACACGGGATGGTGGGGGCTGGCGTGGGTCGCCGCGTACGACCTGACGGGCGAGACCCGCTACCTGGACACCGCCCGGGCCGACGCCGAGCACATGGCGCGCTATTGGGACAGCACGTGTGGAGGTGGCGTCTGGTGGAGCACCGCCAAGACGTACAAGGCCGCTATCGCCAACAGCCTCTACCTGCACCTGAACGCCGCGCTGCACAACCGCATCCCGGGTGACACGATCTATCTGCAGCGGGCCCGCGCGGAGTGGACGTGGTTCCAGGGCACCGGGATGATCAACTCGTCGAACCTGGTGAACGACGGCATCAATCTGAGTACCTGCCGCAACAATGGCGATACCGTCTGGTCCTACAACCAGGGCGTGTTGTTGGGCGGGCTCGCCGAGCTGTATCGCGCCACCGGGGATGGCAACCTGCTCACGATCGCGCGCCAGCTCGCGAACGCGTCGACCACCACCAGCTCGCTCAACTCGAACGGAGTCCTCAGGGACCCGTGCGAGACGGGCGACTGCGGCGCCGACGGCCCTTCGTTCAAGGGGGCGTATGTGCGTGGATTGGGCGCGCTGAACTCCCTGTTGTCCGATCACCCCTACACCAGCTACCTGCGCCGTCAGGCCGACTCCGCCTACGCGAACAACCGCAATGCCCTGGATGCATATGGTCTGCGGTGGGCTGGAGGCCTGGACCGTACGGACGCGGCTCGTCAGCAGAGCGTCGTCGATCTGATGAACGCCGCGCCCTGAGTCTCGTTGGAAGGGATTGGAGATTGGCAATCCTTCTCGTGCGGTGAGAGGACGGGAACATTCCCCGGTGGATGCCGCCTCCGCATGGGCTTCTTCTAGCCACGACCAGTCCCACTTCCGTCCCGAGCGGGGAAGGGCGTGTTCCCCTGGTCACCCCACGGGTGGGCCGGATCTATCGTCGCTCCTGGAGTGTTCCGCACTCCATCAAGGAGAGTCCGTGTACCGCGATCGCATCCGTTTGAAGTCGCTCTGGGGGAAGGTGGTCAGCGCCGAGGAAGCCGCCCTGCATATCAAGGACGGCATGACCGTTGGCATGAGTGGGTTCACCCGTGCTGGGGACGCCAAGGCGGTCCCCCTGGCACTGGCCGAGCGTGCCGCCCACGAGCGACTGAAGATCAATCTGATGACCGGCGCGTCCCTGGGCAATGACGTGGACAAGATCCTCACGGAGGCGGGACTGCTGGAGCGGCGCTTGCCCTTCCAGTCGGATCCCGTGCTGCGTCAGGCCATCAACCGCGGCGAGGTGATGTTCGTCGATCAGCACCTGTCCGAGACGGTGGAGTTGCTGCGCTCGAGGCAGATGGGGCCGGTGGACATGGCCATCATCGAGGCCGTGGCCATCACCGAGGATGGGAGCATCATCCCCACCACGTCGGTGGGCAACTCGGCCACCTTCGGCATCCTGGGCGAGCGGGTCATCGTGGAGATCAACCTCAGCCAGCCGCTCGAGCTGGAGGGGTTGCATGACATCTACATCCCCACGCGCCGGCCCTTCCGCGAGCCCATTCCGGTGGTGACGCCGGAGAGCCGGGTGGGCCTGCCCTCCATCCCCATCGATCCCGCGAAGATCGCGGCCATCGTCGTCACCCGCAAGCAGGACAGCGCGGCCAGTCTCCAGCCGCCGGACGAGGAGACGAGTGCCATCGCGGGCCACCTCATCGAGTTCCTGGGCCATGAGGTGAAGAAGGGCCGGTTGGGCAATACCCTGCAGCCGCTCCAGGCGGGCATTGGCACCATCGCCAACGCGGTGCTGCACGGGCTCATCGACAGTCCCTTTCATGGACTCAAGATGTACAGCGAGGTGTTGCAGGACAGTACCTTCGAGCTGTTCGACGCGGGCAAGCTGGATTTCGCCTCGGGGTCATCCATCACCTTGAGCGCGAAGGCGGGCGGCCAGGTGTTCCCGAACATTGGCAAGTACAAGAGCCGCCTGCTCTTGCGTCCGCAGGAGATCAGCAACCATCCGGAGGTCATCCGGCGGCTGGGCGTCATTGGCATCAACACCGCGTTGGAATGCGACCTCTATGGCAACGTCAATTCCACTCACGTCAATGGCACGCAGATGATGAATGGGATTGGCGGCTCGGGTGACTTCGCGCGCAACGCGCACCTGGCCATCTTCGTCACCAAGTCGCTGGCCAAGGGCGGCAACATCTCCAGCGTGGTCCCCATGGTGTCGCACGTGGACCACAACGAGCATGACGTGGACGTGCTCGTGACGGAAATGGGTCTGGCGGATCTCCGGGGACTGGCACCTCGGGAGCGCGCGGAATGTGTCCTGCGCAATTGTGTCCACCCGAGCTATCGAGAGCTCGCCGGGGACTACTACCGCGCCGCCCTGAAGCGCGGGGGACACACGCCGCACGTGCTGGAGGAGGCCTTCTCCTGGCATGTGCGCTACCAGCAGCAGGGCAGCATGTTGCCCCGCAAGCTGAACGTGGCCTCCGTGTAGCGGGAGCGTCCGCTACGTCAGGACGCAGTCGTCACCTGGAATCAGCGCCGGAGGCACTGGCTCTCCGGCGAGTTCGAGCACCGCGCGTTCGATGGTGCGTGTCATCGCGTCGAGTGGCAGATCATTGGGCTCGGTTCCGAAGGGGTCCTCGAGCTCCTCGGTCACGGCATCGAGCGCGATGAACGTGTACGAGATGAAGACGGTGATGAGCGGCGTGGTCCATCCCAGACTTCCCGCCAGCGCGAACGGCAGTAGCAAGCTGTAGAGGTAGACCGTCCGGTGCAGCATCACTCCGTACACGTACGGAATGGGGGTCGAGGCGATGCGCTCGCAGCCCCCGATGATCTCGGAGAGGCGGTTGAGGTTGTCGTCGAGCGAGGCGGCCAACATGTCACCCAGGCGTCCTCGCCGCCGCTGCTCCGTGAGCCATTCCGCGAGCAGTTGGACGATCCTCGCGGGTTTGTAGTGGGCGTCCCGTACCCGCTCCCACACCGCGGCGGGCAGTACCCCGGCATTGAGTGGGGTTCCCCGCAATTGGTGATTCAAGGTGACGGCGAGCGCACGGAGGAGACCACACAGGGCCAGCCGTTCTTCACGCTCCGGCGCGGGCGTGGGCAGCGTGAGGGCCTGTCGCATGAACGAGCGCGAGACGATCAGCAGCGAGCCCCAGAGCTTGCGGCCTTCCCAGAAACGCTCGTAGCTGGTGCTGTTCCTGAACCCGAGGAAGATGGCCAGGGTCACGCCGAGCAGAGCGAGTGGGGCGGGCTCAAGGCGGAACGGGAGCGGGCCCAGGGTCTCGTAGAGGGCCACGACGGCACATGCCAGGCCGAAGAAGAACCCGAGTCGCGCCAGGATGCGTGGCAGGACCGAGCCGCGCCAGACGAACAACATGCGAAGCCAGTGCAATCGAGGACGCACGATCATGGCGTCCGTGTAGCACGGGAAACGACGCGGCGCGGCATACCCCGAGGGAAAGCCCTCGGAATCGCCGCGCCGTGTGGGCCGCCTTGGGAGGCGGGAGGGCTCAGCAGCCGGTGTTGGCGCCGGGGCTGACGCCCAGCAGGCTGCAGAAGCGGGTGTAGTTGTTCACGCGGCTCTGCACCTGGGCGGGGTTGCGGCCACCGCACTCCAGGGCGCCGTTGATGGTGCGGATGGTCTCACCGAAGCCCGCGCCGTTGACGATGGCGTTGTGGGCCGTCATGGAGCCCGCGCCCGTCTGCGTCATCCAGAACCAGAAGCCCGTGCGCCAGGAGATGGTGGCGTCGCGCGCGACCAGGTCGGGGTTGTTCTTGAGGTCCACGCCCAGCGCGTTGCCCGCGGCGCAGTAGTTGCCGTTCCACGACAGCTGGATGGGGCCACGGCCGTAGTACATCTTGCCGGCGGCGCAGCCGCAGCCCGGGGGGCCCCAGCTGGTGTCGCACATGGTGCTCTTGGCGATTTCCTCGATGTAGACGAGGTTGCCCGTCTCGTGGGCGATGTTGGCCAGGAAGGCGGCCACCTCGCGCTTGCGGGTGTCGGTGTCGCCCGTGGTGGCGAAGCCGGAGAAGGTGTTGGCCGCGGCGACCAGGGCCGAGTAGGAGTAGAAGCCGTTGCGGCCGGGGAACATCGCGTTGAAGGTGGACTCGCTCAGGATGCCGGCGATGCCGTTGCCCGAGGGGGGAGGCGTGGTGCCGCCGCCGGAGACCTTGTCCAGGGTGTAGAGCTGGTTGGCGGTGCCCGTGTAGGGGTACTGCACGAAGCCCGTGCCATTGTCCGCCGAGCCCCAGAGCAGGTCGATGACCATGTCCGTGTGACGCGCGTGGATGCTGAAGTTGTTGTTACCGCGGTTCACGAACTTGAACTGCTGGTTGGCCCCGCCGACGTAGGACCACTGGTGGAGCTCGGCGTTCTGGGCGTAGCTGACTTCCTTGATGTCGAAGCCCTTGCCGCTGTTGACGTTGATGATCTTCCAGTAGCCGTCGGAGGTGGGGGAGATGGCGAACTTCTGGGCGTTGGTGCCATTGCAGTCCCACAGCTGCACCTTGGTGCCGTCGGCGGTGCCGGAGGCGGCGATGTCGACGCACTTGTTGTTCTGGGCCGAGCGGATGACGTAGTCGCCCTCCGAGATGCTCGACACGATGGCCTCGCGCTGGATCTGATCGACCGGCTCGACGGACTTCACCTCATCGACGGTGCATCCACTCAGTCCACCCAGAACACCCAACAGCGACAAGCAGCGGGACGCGGTCTTGCTGGCCATGATCATTCCCCTCGTAAGGAGGACGTGGTTTCCCGAGCGCGAGCGCTGTCTGGGTTTACGTCCCCGAAATCAGGACTGGCCGTAAAACATAAAAGCCGTAAACGTGCCAGAGCTGTTTTCATGGATACAGCGGGGAAGCCGGTGTTGTTGTTCTCCCTGGGGGGAAGGCCCTTCGCGAAGGGCCGTGTGTCTGTATTTGTGCAAGTGGGCGGTATCCGGGGGGCCGTCAGCTCACCCGGCGGTAGCCCTGGGCCCGGCGCCGCACGGCCTCTCCAATGGCGGAGAGGGGGAGCACCTCGTCGACGGCGCCCAGGGCGATGGCCACGCGCGGCATGCCGAACACCACGCAGCTCGCCTCGTCCTGCGCGAAGGTCACCGCGCCCGCGCGCTTCATCGCCAATAGCCCCTCCGCCCCATCCTCGCCCATCCCCGTGAGCAGTACGCCCACCGCGTCCGCGCCCACCACCTTGGCCACCGAGAGGAACAACACGTCCACGCTCGGCCTGTGTCCCGACACCCGGTCGCTATCCATCAGGTCCACCTGGTAGTGCCCACCGCCGCGCCGCACTCGCAGGTGCCGGTTGCCGGGGGCGATCAACGCCCTTCCGCGCGTCACCCGGTCGCCCTGTTTCGCCTCCCGCACCTCGATGCGGCACAGCGAATCCAGCCGCCGCGCGAAGGGCCCGGTGAACGCCTCGGGCATGTGCTGCACGATGACGATCCCCGGGCAGTCCGGGGGCATGGGCTCGAGGAACTCCCGCAGGGCCTCGGTCCCTCCGGTGGAGGCGCCCACCGCCACCACCCGTTCCGCCATCACCAGCGACGGCGGAGCGACCAGCTGGGGCTGGGGTGGTATCACCAGCGGCGGCGGAACGATCAGCCGGGGCGGCGCTTGTTCCGGTTCGCGAACCAGGGCGGTCCGCCGCGTCCCCGCGGCTCTTCGCAGGGCCTCCACCACTTCGGAGCGCGACTCCATCGCGAGAAGCCCCTCACCCAGGACGGGGCGGGTGATGACCTCCGCCGCTCCCGCGTGCCGCGCGCGCAGGGACGCCTCCGAGTCCGAGCAGACGACGACCACCGGAGTGGGCTCCTCCTGCCGCGTCAGTTGGCCCAGGAAGGTCAGCCCCCCCATGCGGGACGCATCCAGACCGAGCAGGAGCACATCCGGCCGGTGCTTCTTCAATTTTTGCCGGGCGATGGCGGGAGTCGACGCGACGATGACCTCCACGCCCGGTTCGCCCGCGAGCAGCGCCATCAAGCCCTGGCGTGTCACCGCCGAGCCATCCACCACGAGTACCCGCAGCCTTGACGCCATGACTCATCCGCGCGAAGCGGGCACTCCCGTGGACGAGCGCTGTGTATAGACGGTGGGCATCACCGCGCGCATGCGCGAGCCCAGTCCCACGAGGCTCTCGGAGTGTCCGAGAAAGAGCAGGCCCGAGGGCGACAGGTGGCTCAACAATCGTTCCACGGCTTGGGCCCTCGAGGCCTGGTCGAAGTAGATGAGGACGTTGCGGCAGAAGATGAGATCGAAGCGCCCCACGACTCCGTGCCCATCGTTCAGGTTCACTCGCTGAAAGCGCACCAGCTCGCGCAGCTCCGAGCCCGCCTTCATCCATGCTTCCTGACTGCCCACCCCCCGCAGCATGAAGGTCCGGAGGTATTGCTTGGGAATCTCGTGCGCCTTCTCCACGGGGAAGCGGGCCTGCCGGGCCTGCTCGAGAATGCGCGTGGAGAGATCCGTCGCCAGGATGTCGATTCCCCAGCCCTCCGAGACGGGCAGGTGGTGGCGCAGCACCATGGCCAGCGAGAAGGGCTCCTCTCCCGTCGAGCACCCCGCGCTCCACACGCGGACCCGCCGCGGCTCGCCATTGCCTGTCTCGCCCTGGGCCCTCCAGCGGGGTATCACCTCGCGCTCCAGGAACTCGAAGTGACGGGGCTCCCGGAAGAAGTGCGTCTCGTGCGTGCACAGCGCGTCCAGCAACCGCACCCGCTCCGTGCCATCCGTCTCCGCGCGCCGCAGGTAGGCGCTGAACGAGGGGCTCTTGAGCTCGCGCAACCGGCGCGACAGCCGGCCCACCACGAGGGCCTTCTTCGCCGGCGACAGCCAGATGCCCGCCTCGCGGTAGAGCAGCCGTTGGACGCCGGTGAACTCCCGCTCGGACAGCGGCGGGGGCTCGATGAACGCACCCCCCTGTTTCATGTCTCCACTCCAGGCATGCCCTTCTGGGGCACCTCGGGCGGAGGCGCCGCCGTGGCCAGGACGATCTCCTGGGTGCTGAGCACCTTGTCGATGTCCAGCAACAGGACGAAGTGCCGCGACGCCGCCACCCGTCCCATGCCCACCAGGTAGTCCGCGTGCACCGGGGTGCCGAAGGCGGGGGGCGCGGCCACGTCCTCGGGCCCCAGGTCGATGACCTGGCCGATCGCATCGGCGAGCAGTCCCAGGACGATCTCCTCACCGCCCAGCCGCACTTCCACCACCACGATGCAGCTGCGCCGCGTGAGGGTGGCCGGAGGCAGGCCCAGCTTGATGGTCAGGTCCACCACGGGCACCACGCTGCCGCGCAGGTTGAACACCCCGCGGACCCACACGGGCGCTCCGGGGACGGGCGTGACGGTGTCGTATTCGATGATCTCCTTCACCCGCAGGATGCCGAGCGCGTACTCCTGCCCGGCGAGGATGAAGCTGAGGTACTGCGTGGCGGCGGACGATTCCTCGATCGTGTTGCTCATGATCACACCTGGAAGCGCTTGAACTCGCGATCCTCGTCGGGGTGGCTGACCGGGGCCCGGGTCGGGTGGGGTGCTCCAGCGCCCAGTCCATTCGCGACGTTCTTCAGGCCGGACACGGGCGAGCTTCCCGGGTAGCGGTGCATCATCGGCCGCGGGCCGCGCTCGGAGCCATCCCCGACGCGGAAGAAGGACACCAAC from Melittangium boletus DSM 14713 includes the following:
- a CDS encoding acetyl-CoA hydrolase/transferase family protein — protein: MYRDRIRLKSLWGKVVSAEEAALHIKDGMTVGMSGFTRAGDAKAVPLALAERAAHERLKINLMTGASLGNDVDKILTEAGLLERRLPFQSDPVLRQAINRGEVMFVDQHLSETVELLRSRQMGPVDMAIIEAVAITEDGSIIPTTSVGNSATFGILGERVIVEINLSQPLELEGLHDIYIPTRRPFREPIPVVTPESRVGLPSIPIDPAKIAAIVVTRKQDSAASLQPPDEETSAIAGHLIEFLGHEVKKGRLGNTLQPLQAGIGTIANAVLHGLIDSPFHGLKMYSEVLQDSTFELFDAGKLDFASGSSITLSAKAGGQVFPNIGKYKSRLLLRPQEISNHPEVIRRLGVIGINTALECDLYGNVNSTHVNGTQMMNGIGGSGDFARNAHLAIFVTKSLAKGGNISSVVPMVSHVDHNEHDVDVLVTEMGLADLRGLAPRERAECVLRNCVHPSYRELAGDYYRAALKRGGHTPHVLEEAFSWHVRYQQQGSMLPRKLNVASV
- a CDS encoding bestrophin family protein gives rise to the protein MIVRPRLHWLRMLFVWRGSVLPRILARLGFFFGLACAVVALYETLGPLPFRLEPAPLALLGVTLAIFLGFRNSTSYERFWEGRKLWGSLLIVSRSFMRQALTLPTPAPEREERLALCGLLRALAVTLNHQLRGTPLNAGVLPAAVWERVRDAHYKPARIVQLLAEWLTEQRRRGRLGDMLAASLDDNLNRLSEIIGGCERIASTPIPYVYGVMLHRTVYLYSLLLPFALAGSLGWTTPLITVFISYTFIALDAVTEELEDPFGTEPNDLPLDAMTRTIERAVLELAGEPVPPALIPGDDCVLT
- a CDS encoding glycoside hydrolase family 19 protein, translating into MASKTASRCLSLLGVLGGLSGCTVDEVKSVEPVDQIQREAIVSSISEGDYVIRSAQNNKCVDIAASGTADGTKVQLWDCNGTNAQKFAISPTSDGYWKIINVNSGKGFDIKEVSYAQNAELHQWSYVGGANQQFKFVNRGNNNFSIHARHTDMVIDLLWGSADNGTGFVQYPYTGTANQLYTLDKVSGGGTTPPPSGNGIAGILSESTFNAMFPGRNGFYSYSALVAAANTFSGFATTGDTDTRKREVAAFLANIAHETGNLVYIEEIAKSTMCDTSWGPPGCGCAAGKMYYGRGPIQLSWNGNYCAAGNALGVDLKNNPDLVARDATISWRTGFWFWMTQTGAGSMTAHNAIVNGAGFGETIRTINGALECGGRNPAQVQSRVNNYTRFCSLLGVSPGANTGC
- a CDS encoding protein-glutamate methylesterase/protein-glutamine glutaminase, coding for MASRLRVLVVDGSAVTRQGLMALLAGEPGVEVIVASTPAIARQKLKKHRPDVLLLGLDASRMGGLTFLGQLTRQEEPTPVVVVCSDSEASLRARHAGAAEVITRPVLGEGLLAMESRSEVVEALRRAAGTRRTALVREPEQAPPRLIVPPPLVIPPQPQLVAPPSLVMAERVVAVGASTGGTEALREFLEPMPPDCPGIVIVQHMPEAFTGPFARRLDSLCRIEVREAKQGDRVTRGRALIAPGNRHLRVRRGGGHYQVDLMDSDRVSGHRPSVDVLFLSVAKVVGADAVGVLLTGMGEDGAEGLLAMKRAGAVTFAQDEASCVVFGMPRVAIALGAVDEVLPLSAIGEAVRRRAQGYRRVS
- a CDS encoding CheR family methyltransferase, which produces MKQGGAFIEPPPLSEREFTGVQRLLYREAGIWLSPAKKALVVGRLSRRLRELKSPSFSAYLRRAETDGTERVRLLDALCTHETHFFREPRHFEFLEREVIPRWRAQGETGNGEPRRVRVWSAGCSTGEEPFSLAMVLRHHLPVSEGWGIDILATDLSTRILEQARQARFPVEKAHEIPKQYLRTFMLRGVGSQEAWMKAGSELRELVRFQRVNLNDGHGVVGRFDLIFCRNVLIYFDQASRAQAVERLLSHLSPSGLLFLGHSESLVGLGSRMRAVMPTVYTQRSSTGVPASRG
- a CDS encoding chemotaxis protein CheW, producing the protein MSNTIEESSAATQYLSFILAGQEYALGILRVKEIIEYDTVTPVPGAPVWVRGVFNLRGSVVPVVDLTIKLGLPPATLTRRSCIVVVEVRLGGEEIVLGLLADAIGQVIDLGPEDVAAPPAFGTPVHADYLVGMGRVAASRHFVLLLDIDKVLSTQEIVLATAAPPPEVPQKGMPGVET